One Oceanispirochaeta sp. M1 genomic region harbors:
- a CDS encoding TRAP transporter substrate-binding protein — MKKSLVVLMMLMVFLSFGWAEGQKDSGSDETEIYTMKFGHSMPTETSRHQSLLKFKDYVEAESEGRIVVEIYPSGQLGKEAEMLEALKLGSQEGYLGGVFDSITPKLNLYLMPFLFADQEALMRFANSDLADEINKDAEQYGIKLLANGDAGSRNVTNNIRPVHTPADMVGLKMRTPPVEAIIKTMEALGANPVSIPYVEVYMALKTGVADGQENPYMNIATMKFQEVQKYMTVMHYLFNPEPFCVALDWFNTLPADLQKVVDMGADVYTESQNKMRADSSDEYLQIIKDAGVEVYTPTAVERKEFIDACAPVYEYYMGKGFFTQAELDKAISIASGK; from the coding sequence ATGAAAAAGAGTCTAGTCGTTTTAATGATGCTGATGGTTTTCCTGTCCTTTGGATGGGCAGAAGGTCAGAAAGACAGCGGATCTGATGAAACGGAAATTTACACAATGAAATTCGGTCATTCTATGCCCACTGAAACTTCACGTCATCAGTCCCTGCTGAAGTTCAAGGACTATGTTGAAGCAGAATCTGAAGGTAGAATTGTAGTAGAAATCTATCCTTCCGGACAGCTTGGTAAAGAAGCGGAAATGCTGGAAGCCCTGAAACTGGGAAGCCAGGAAGGTTACCTCGGTGGTGTCTTTGATTCAATCACTCCCAAGCTGAACCTCTACCTTATGCCCTTCCTTTTTGCTGATCAGGAAGCTCTTATGAGATTTGCCAATTCTGATCTCGCTGATGAAATCAACAAAGATGCTGAACAGTATGGAATCAAACTGCTTGCCAATGGTGATGCAGGTTCAAGAAACGTAACCAACAACATCAGACCTGTTCATACTCCCGCTGATATGGTTGGACTTAAAATGAGAACACCCCCCGTTGAAGCTATTATCAAAACTATGGAAGCACTGGGTGCCAACCCTGTGTCTATTCCTTATGTAGAAGTATATATGGCTCTTAAAACAGGTGTTGCCGACGGTCAGGAAAATCCCTACATGAATATTGCAACAATGAAGTTCCAGGAAGTTCAGAAATACATGACAGTTATGCATTATCTATTCAACCCTGAGCCCTTCTGTGTAGCTCTTGACTGGTTTAACACACTGCCTGCAGATCTTCAGAAAGTAGTTGATATGGGTGCTGATGTTTATACCGAAAGCCAGAATAAAATGCGTGCCGACAGTTCTGATGAGTATCTTCAGATCATCAAGGATGCTGGTGTTGAAGTTTATACTCCCACTGCAGTTGAAAGAAAAGAATTCATCGATGCATGTGCTCCCGTATATGAGTACTACATGGGTAAAGGTTTCTTTACTCAGGCCGAACTGGATAAAGCAATTTCCATTGCCTCCGGTAAATAA